The Mucilaginibacter terrae region GCGCAGGCACTATTCTAACTATTTTAAAGGGCTGGAAAATTTTAAAGAATTCAGAACCAGGTTTGTGAGTACCGAGAATATTGACGAATTATACGATATTTTAGAAGAAATTACCGAACGTTACACAACTGAACTGGCTTGATTATTGATTAATAGGTACTTTAACCTTAAACACATGGCAACAACTATTATTACAGATGGGGTTAAGGTTTCGGTTGAAACGCAGTATCAACCTGAATATTCAAACCCGGCAAGCGAGCATTACATGTTTGCCTATAAAATACATATCGAAAATTTAAGTGAGTATACGGTGCAATTAATGCGCCGTCATTGGGATATATTTGATTCTAACGGTACCCACCGCGAGGTAGAGGGCGAAGGTGTGGTAGGCTTACAGCCCATCATCGAACCCGGACAATCGCACGAGTATATATCGGGCTGCAATCTTAAAACCGATATGGGCAGCATGAAAGGCCAATACCAAATGCTGCGCTTGTTAGACAATACTTTATTTGATGCACATATACCGGAATTTTACCTGGTAGCACCGTTTAAAATGAACTAAATTAATGAGCCGCAACAGCGTTTTTTTTTATTTTTTTAAATTAAAGCCCGGCGACGTGTAATCTTTAGGCAAATGCTCGGGTGGAATGGTTGAGGTATTGCCATCGCGCACGGCATGGTAACTCGGAGATAATAACTCGATACCTGCCTCGTTAAACTTATCCTGCAAATTTTTATATAACTCCGAATAAATTACAGCTTGTTTACTGGCTTGTTTAGTGTATGCGTTAATTTGATACGCC contains the following coding sequences:
- the apaG gene encoding Co2+/Mg2+ efflux protein ApaG, with product MATTIITDGVKVSVETQYQPEYSNPASEHYMFAYKIHIENLSEYTVQLMRRHWDIFDSNGTHREVEGEGVVGLQPIIEPGQSHEYISGCNLKTDMGSMKGQYQMLRLLDNTLFDAHIPEFYLVAPFKMN